The Rosa chinensis cultivar Old Blush chromosome 7, RchiOBHm-V2, whole genome shotgun sequence DNA segment GTTCATGTGTTTTTGCTCAGTTCTAGTCTAAGTTGGCTTAATATTTTCCACAGTTAATAATGTAAATGATTTTTAAACAGAATGCAAGCATAGAAACAAATCAAGATGATTAGAGAATTGGTTTCATAAGAATGGGTGTCCTGAGTAATTCTTAGGTTGTTGTTTGAGTTAGAATTCTTATTTTGACTTAACAACAAGAGATTAGAGTGATCAAAGAACCTATATTCATCAGCTTAACAACCTTAGGCTGAGCAGTAACCTCAACCATTAGTTTGTAGGCATTGGAGAAAGCTAGAACAAGTTTTTGATAATCATTTAGTTAACTTTGAGCAACCATATCCTTTGATCTACACCTTCATTTTAGAAACCATTTGCATGTGTTGAAAGCTTATAATGTAAGCTTGATATCTATATAGTTTCGTACAATTTCATTAACGATTCATTGGTTAAGTTTGAGGCTAAAAATAGAGGTCTGCATTATGTAGTTTTTGGTTGGGTATTTGAAGTTTCTGTCGTCATGAAAGTTTCAGTAGATATCTTAAAGATCATTTCAGAATTGAAATATCATGAAGAGGAGTTTTCTAGAGTAACttatgatttttcgaagttgagggtctgcatcaggaaattctTTCAATTGTCactatgtttctgtttgtttcatttgatttCAATAGTTTCCTTTATTCAAACTTGTTCACAAACTGAAAATAGGCATTCTTAACTTTCCAACAAAACTTATGACACCACTTTCAGACTTTATTTTGGATAGTTATGTCATTGTGAAATTGGCTAGCCATATCTGTTTTTCGTCATAACAAATCTGCAAGACATTTTGGTTGGTTAGTTTGCACttcaaatgaaatctaaatggcTTGAGATTGTAGGTACCATTTTCTTAAGACAGAAGTGTTAGAGCAAATCACTCTCCTACATTGATTTCCTCcctctccacaatcaaaactgattgtgtaacctctccacaatcaaaactgattgtgtaactgtagattagttttgaatatttgtatttatagCATTGAATTCTGTTGGTAACAATAGAGCAGATCTTAGCTATATAATTGTACAATTGTAGACATACAAATCAAGGAAAATCAATTTCAACATGGTATCATCCTAGGTCTAGGATCCTTACCTGTGTCTCATCTTCTTCTCACATCGTGTTCTTTAATCTTGTCCTCCTGCGTCTCTCCTTTATCTTGTGTCTGTTCTCACTGTCATCCTCTCTCTCTTAGCAATAATCCAGTAATATTCCAGCAGCAATACTTTTCCAGCGGCAGGAATCCTCTGTACGTGATGCAGCACCACCACAACCTACCTGGGTTATTCCCTTCTCCTACTTgggcttcctcttcttctccatgCCCACAAGGTTTTTCCAGCCCAAGTACTGCTCCACCCTttcttttaattctttttgtcATAATTGCGCACTTACCAAGTCCCATCAACTACCTTTTCCTTCCAACCATATTTCCGCCTCTTCTCTATTTTCTATCATTCATAGTGATGTATGGATGTCTCCTACCTTGTCTGTCACTGGCTTCAAATATTATGTTCTTTTCACAGATGAATACTCTCGTTATATATGGCTTTATCCTATGCGTCGGAAAAATGAGGTCCTTACTCACTTTCAAAAATTGGTTGCTATGATTCGCAATATTTTCCACAGTTCTGTACAATACCTTCAAAGTGATAATGGTACAGAATATGTCAACAATGCCTTCTCCCAGTTTTGTGACTCTTTGGGCATCCAACAACGATTTTCTTGTCCatacactccacaacaaaatgggcTTGCTGAAAGAAAACATAGACATATTGCCACTATGGCTCGCACTCTACTTCTCACCTCGGGTGCTCCTCACACTCTTTGGGCTGAGGCTGTTCTCACCTCTGTATATCTCATTAACCTTCTTCCCACTTCTACTCTCAATTGGGATACTCCTCACACACGTCTCTATGGTCATCCTCCTTCTTATTCATCCTttcgtgtttttggttgctcATGTTTTCCTTACCTAGGTACAAATGTTCCCAACAAATTGTCTAGTCGTAGTGTCGAGTGTGTCTTCCTTGGTTATAGTCCCCAACACAAAGGTTATCGTTGTCTCGATCCAAACACCGGTCGTGTCTATATCTCGCGTTATGTTTTATTTAACGAAACCAATTTTCCCTACAAAAATTTGCAGGTACACACTAATTCAGCTTCAGATCACTTCGAGTTCACTCGTCTCTCCAATCGAGTTAACATTGCACCTCCGCAGGCCATCCTGCCCAAGCCCACCTGATCACCAAATTGAGCAATCTGCCCTTCCTTTTCGCGCAGACCAACCCAATGACCTCGGTAAGTCAAGTCTGCAGCACAATGACCCAAGTTCACACTCTGGTGAAAATCCACCCTTGGCGTTTCTCGAATCAGACAGGCACTCCATCAATCTCGTGCTTCCGCTTTCTTCATCGCCAGCCCAGCTGCCCTCATCGCCGCCCACTGGTCGTGCTCCTCCAGTCTTGACTTACCGCCGCCATCACCGACCGGTGGCTGCACCCGAGCCGCCTGCTCAGTCCACCCTCGATCAGCAACCGAACGATGACGCTCCTCTGGTCATCACCGATTCTCCTATCGTTGCAGAACCTCCGATCGCCTCTGACCCTCCATCGCCGGTCATTGTACCTCCCCCTCCTCTACCAATTCCGGCACCAGCTCCTCCACCAATCCCGGCGGATGAGGCGCCACCCCCAACACACCCCATGCGGACTCGGCTCCGAGATGGAATCATCCAGCCCAGAATTTGCACGGATGGCATTGTAAAGTATCCCATTCCAAAAACTCTTTTATCTGTTATTAATTCCATGGAACCCACTTGTTATACTCAGGCTTCCAAAGATGTGAATTGGAGAGCTGCCATGACCGAGGAGATTAATGCTTTGTTGAAAAACCATACTTGGTCCCTTGTTCCTCCCTCTCCATCTCAGCATATTGTGGGTTGCAAATGGGTGTTCCGCATTAAGCGGAACCCGGATGGCTCACTTGAGTGTTACAAGGCCCGCCTTGTTGCCAAAGGATTCCATCAACAGCACGGGATCGACTATGGTGAAACCTATAGTCCTATTATCAAGCCCGCTACCATTCGAACCGTTCTCTGTGTTGCTGTGTCTATGGGTCGGCCTCTCCATCAGCTGGATGTCAAAAATGCATTCCTCCATGGCTATCTTCAGGAAGACGTTTACATGACTCAGCCTCCTGGCTTCGTCGATTCCTCTGGGCCCTCCTATGTCTGTAAGCTTCACAAGGTACTTTATGGCCTCAAACAAGCACCCCATGCTTGGTTTCAACGCATGAGCTCTTTTCTGCTTTCTGTTGGCTTTCGACATAGTAAAGCTGACTCATCTTTATTCATCTATCAACATGGACTgcatacaattttctttttactctatgttgatgacattgtcatTACGGGCAGTAGTGATCAGCTTCTTCAAAGTTTTATTGATGCCTTGGGCCGTGGATTTGACATTAAGGATCTTGGTCCCCTTCACTATTTCCTTGGTTTACAGGTCAAGCCTCATTCCAACGGCCTTCacatcaatcaactcaagtaTGCTCATGATATTTTAAAGAAGCATGATCTATTACTCAGTCAACCAGTGAGCACCCCAATGTCGGCAAAGCCTGTCCTCACCACACATGATGGTGATCTTGAAAATCCAACTGCCTTTCGTGAGATGGTTGGCTCCTTGCAGTACCTAACCATTACACGCCCTGACATAGCCTTTGTGGTCAATTCTGTGTCACAATTCATAAGTCAACCTCGTGCTCCACATCTCATTGCAGCCAAACGTATTCTCCGCTATGTCAAAGGCACACTAGGCCATGGTCTCCATTTTAGTCCTTAACGCGAACTTGCCCACCTTTCTGCTTACTCTGATGCCGATTGGGCCGGCTGCCCAGAATCTCGCCGTTCCACTTCCGGCTATCTCATTTACCTTGGCAATACCCTTGTCTCTTGGTGTTCCAAAAAGCAACCTACCATTACTCGCTCCAGTGCCGAATCTGAATATCGATCCCTTGCTCATTCCAGTGCCGAGACAACTTGGTTAGGCTTCTTACTATATGAACTTGGTGTCCATATTCAGTACCCCATTCGGCTTTACTGTGATAACCTAAGTGCCACATACATGGCTTCTAATCCGGTCTTTCACGCTCGCACCAAGCACATCGAGTTAGATTGTCATTTGTTCGTGAAAAGGTAGCACTTGGGAGTCATCAGGTTCATTTTGTCCCTTCCATCGATCAACCAACTGATCTTCTTACTAAACCACTTCACAAGCAGCGGCATAATCTCTTGTGTACCAAACATGTGCGTCCTGAGCCGCTCAGTTTGAAGGGGGGTGTTAGAGCAAATCACTCTCCTACATTGATTTCCTCcctctccacaatcaaaactgattgtgtaacctctccacaatcaaaactgattgtgtaactgtagattagttttgaatatttgtatttatagCATTGAATTCTGTTGGTAACAGTAGAGCAGATCTTAGCTATATAATTGTACAATTGTAGACATACAGATCAAGGAAAATCAATTTCAACAAGAAGCTCGGTATTGAAGTATGTTCTTATGGCAGAATCATAGCTTTGtgtttaaaataaattatatgcTTATGCATAGGAAATGTGAATTGTACTTGGATATTTACTTTTTATGTAGGAACATGTGTCTATACAATAgcttggaatccaggtagggggaTCTGGGGAACCTCTACTCAACCGAATTTTATGCATATATGTTGCTTGACATGTTTGTTTTGGAATGAATGAATATTTGATGCATCATCCAGTGAGTACAAATGAAGTATAAGGGTGGCGATGGTGATATGTGTAATGCTATCGAtataagaaagtttgaaatttatcttttgcatagTTGAGTCCATAACCTCAGCAGGTACTAGATCCCAGGTATACCCATTGTTGATGTGCAATTAGTATAGGATTGAAAGGGTAATTCGGGACTGGCGAAAGGGGCAtggacaagatgactagcaaaagagggCAAGGGGGATTGATTTTTGGTGGGGGTTAGTTCATATAGTTGAGTACTCTAAGTCACCTTTgtggtaaaatacatggtatgCGATATGTAGGCTCAgtttattctgttgtgtgaattatCGGGAATAGAACATGCACACCATATGATGATTATGTGGTCATCATTTGTATGAAGAGGAATAGGTCCCTACTGAGCCGCAAATTGAGCTCACCCCTTAACAGTCTTGCAGGTTAATAAACACAAGAACTATGAAGATTAGTGATTGAAAGCAATTAGAGTTAGTTGGAGTTTTGAATATGTAAAGATCATTATTCCGGAAGTGAGTACTCTTAGTGATCTTGAGTTGGATTTATCCTTATATCAAAATGAGAAGTCAATTCCATTAACAAAGTGtcgattttattttctattaatttatttttactcACACCTTGGATTTCgggaaaatattaaaaaatagcCTGGGTCCGGGGCGTGACAACTTCATTCTTGGCCTTTACTTAATCTTAGCCAAAACTCTCTCTCATCCAACAGCTAGAGCTTAGTAGGTCGACGTGCAAAAAATAGGTGCAAACAGGTGAAAATGAACGTAATATTATAAAGaatggaaaatttcacaaactgtacaccaagtaaaggctaCTAATAAAACTTATACATAATTTTCCAAACCAATCATTTTGGTACACGGACTCCTAAGCCTGACCCACTTTGTAGACACACCGTCACTAACGTTGTGAAGACCTCTGCCACCTGGCATAATTTAAGGGGTAAATtggtctctctctatctcttgcTCTCTCTTGCTCTGGCCACCCATCTATTTCTCTCTTACTCTagccacctctctctctctctctcacctatATCTTACCGtgtcctccttctcctccacctACCATGACTACGTCTCCACCATCTGCTCTACCGCCGGCGTCATCGCGGTCTCCGTCGAGTACGACCTCTTCTCGAACCGGCCCATACCGGCTTTCTATGAGGACTCTAGGGCCTCTCTCCAATGGGTCGCCACCCACGCCAAAGGAACCAGGCCGGATCAATGGCTAAACGAGTACGCTGACTTGAACTGTATCTTCGTCGTCGGCGGCGACAGCATGGAAGAGACCGATGATGAGATGTGGCTTTACATAAACAAGGATAATGAAGGGGTGCAGGATAGGAGGTTAAAGCCGGCCGCGGAGGATCTGGGCCTGGTAAGGTGTAAGAAGGTGTTGGTGTTTGTGGCAGAGAAAGACCATTTGAATGGAGTGGGGAGGAGCTATGTGGAGGAGCTGAAGAAGAGTGGGTGGAAAGGAGTGTGGAGATGAAGAATAAAGGGAAGGACCATTGCTTTCATTTCCATGAAACTAAGGACAAGGAGGCTGTGAATTTGGTGAAGACAGTTTGTTCATGGTTTCGAGTTTTGGATCGACCCAGATGAAGTTCCAAGTCGGGTCAATGCTGTTTGTTGTGTTGTGCCTTTGTTCTGGAGCAAAGTCCTAGTGCATTAGTAGCCAAAGTTGCGATGCTTTGGGTTCTTAATTATTACTTGCGGCAGGGCACTAATCTCACTTTCATCGGAACCAATCTCAACTTCTTATTACTTTGGGTTCTTATAACTCTAGGTGACCTGTTCGAGTGCTACATCGTCTCCGAGGAAAATGGGCCCAAGGGTTGTGGTAGTGATCGGAGGTGAGGATGGGGCTGGGATTAGAATTAGAATTAGGGTTGTGGTGGAATTAGAAGTGGAATTAAGTTTGATGGGTGTGGATTtggaaggtggaggagatgcAGTGGTCGCTGGAGTCatagagttttctgggtttcggtgtgtggaaagagagagagagcgagaaagTCAGAGAAAgaagaacctttttttttttcctgaccAAAAAGAAGAGTCAGAGTGAGAGAGTACTAAACTACCCCTTGacaaatgaaaaatggaatAAAGTTAATGGCGTCATTAATGTCATGTATGGATAGTGGGTTGAgattcagatttcgtgtaccaaaATGATTGGTTTGGAAAATTATTTATAAGTTttattagtggtctttacttggtgtactgtttgtgaaattttccctataaAGAAATAGGTCATCCAAAACTTGGGCTGCGGCAAGATTGAGATATCCTAGGGAGCCCTATAGCTAAAaccaaaatgaaacaaaataacCAAGGCAACCTAATATGCAATATTATCCTAAAGAATTAAGACCAAAGTAACCAGTAACTTGACACTACTAGGGAGAGTTCCGAAACAGTTTAAgaactaaccctaatttattcATAAAGCCCTTAGACCTTCCTACACAAAGGGGGTGTCCCCAGAGCACTTGTTAGACCTATCCCAAGAAAGCAGACAGGTCCAAGTACGCCAAGTCCTTATTGATTCCCAAGAAACCCAAGTACAAGAGGCCTAAGTAATCAAGGCTCTAGGGTTGACAGCTTCTGTCCCCACTGCTGCATCTGTCGATAAACAACTCCGACGTCCTTAGTCAGCCATGTCCAGAACGGCATCTCATTGCGTAGTAGGCCTAGCCAACCTAAATGGAGTGTAACCTCTGCCAACTACCTCTGCACCTTCCTCCATCATCTAGATGGAGATTCGCTCTGGCATTGTCCATGGTGTCTCTTGCATGGTGGATCGGTCACGCCTACCTCTTATTCCATCCAATCCGCTCCGCGAAGGCGCGGGTTACAAGTGCGGCGTTTAAAAGCCACCTGAAAGCCATCGACCGCCAGTGGTCTTGTCCAAGGCCATCGTCCCCACGACGCTAAGCTTAAACACGCGCACAAGTCTAACACACAACCCGCCCAAAAAAACACCTTCAAGACCACACCAATTCGCCGATCCTGGCTAGCCATCGATGTATTAGCTAGCAACCGCTTCGCCACaaagagaaaggaaagaaggagaaagctgaGGCCAACGCAAGACCCTAGATGGGGATGATGCCTGAACTGGCGACCCCAAAGGCCTACGATCCGCAAACAAAACTCAGACAGTTTGGTGTCCAAGCTAAACCATAGCAAAAGTCCTCATTCTTGAAGAAGTTAAGTAGTTGTTAGTtcaatgttttatttttataaaaagacAATTATGCTTGTTTGCAACTTTGCAGTATTGATTTATTGATTTGAGGCAATTTTAGTACTTATGTACTGTAGACATTGATATTTGATATAATATTTTGGGATTccaagtgttttcgaaattagTAACTTGTTTCTCACGTTGTCGTTagattattttcattttgaaagtcaATTAGATTTGGAAGTAAAAAGACACCACAAATTGACCATTTATTCGAGTTAGTTATTTAATCTCAATTTCTAGAGAATGACCAGAATtataaaacattgaaaaaaaaaaaagagggataaaaaaatgcaaaattaGAAAGCGAACACTAGACAATTTGAACAAAATAGAAATAACAAAATTACAAATAACTAAAAAAAAGGTGGCCTAAAAATAAAGGGAACCTATAAAAGACGGGCGCGGTTCGTTTATTTTTCACATATTTAAAATTTaagcaaaaagaaaatagaaaccatTTCTCTTCCTTGGTACTGTTCTCTGCTTCCGGAGCTACCGCCGGAGAATCATCGGGGGAAGGTGAGtgctcttctcttcttcttcttcttcttcttcatcagttATTTTGGAACCCTAACACTAGTTATCGATTTAAATTCTCACACAGTAGCTACTGCttaatttaatttgtttctagTTGAAAACCTAGCTACCTTCATATTTCTTCTGAATTTTTCGTTTCTTTTACGCTCTGGGGCTTAATTCAAGTTTGAATATTTACATTCCGGTGATATTATACTGTTTGTTTTGAGGTAGAAAACCCTAACTTTAGTTATTTGGGTCTCTTTGCCTTTTCTCTTTTACACTAGAAGCTCAGTCAAGTTCTGATCTTTGTGGTTTTAAACTTTGATTTCTGCGGCAAATAAACCACTGAGAACAATAGGATCAATGGCGGAGACTAGTTCCCCCAATTCTTCTGCTGATGACCTCAAGAACCATGTAATGAAGATTTTCGAGGAAGCCACCAAAGACTGTGAGGACGAATGCTTGAAAAGTGTATTTGGCACCATTGGGAGGAGCTACGATTCCCTTAACGATTATTCGATTATGTTGTTCAATACTATGGCAGATACCGGCATCATTGACAGAGCTAGAGAGATGTTTAAGCCTGTCTCTGACTTGGGCATTCTGTCTCCAGTGGCTGTCTTCACCTTTGTGATTATGCTCTACGCTGGTGAGCGCAAGGCCAAGAGTGCTCTCAAGGTTTTCCAGCACATGATAGCCACTGGTGTCAACCCCGCCTGCTACACTTATGTTCAACTCATCACTGTACTTGCAACAGACTTTTCCAATGTAAAGTTCCTTAGGTATGCCAAGAAGTATTTTCTTGAAATGTTGGATAAGGGGATGAAGCCCAGTCCTACTCCCTTCTGGAAGATTATGGAGGCCATTGCCTACCGAGAGCCAGTGGAGAAGGCCAAGGAGTTCCTTGAGCAGATAAAAGCCAAGGGGTTCATGCCTTCCGACAGTGGTTTTCACTACAAAGAAGCCTACCTCGCCGAAGGAATGCAAACACTGAAGATGTATGCTGATCTTGTCCACAATGAGACCATTGACAAGGATGTTAGAAAGTACTTCTACGTGTTGCGCGCCTGCCCTGGCCACGCTGAAAAACTGGGGAGCATAATGTACAGTGCTTTGATAGATGATGGAAATGTAGACGAGGCCACAGAGTTCTTTAACGAAGTTGAGGAGACGGGTATAGAGCCCATGGTCCTAATCCACACCGCTGTTATTGAAGCCTATCTCTCGTTTGGCAAGGCCAAGGGTGCTCTGGAGGCATACCTGGCCATGTTAGCTGCTGGGGTTGCCCCCAACTCCTACACTTACACCGTTTTAATCAAGGGACTCAGTGCTGACCCCAACTTCTTTGGAGATGCCAAGAAGTATTTGCTCGAGATGATGGATAAGGGGAAGCGGCCCAATGCTGCTACCTTCACTGCGGTGATAGAGGGCTTTGCAAAGCAGGAGGACAAGGCAGCTGAGGAGGAGGGAAAAGGGTTTGTGCAGGTAATGATAGATAAGGGGTTTGTTCCTAATGCGAAGGCTATGATGGACGTTTTAAAGTTTAGACCAACATCGGTAATTAGAAGTGCCATGAGTATTGTtctttccaccttgaagcagTGATGCTCTGGTTCATGGATGTTATACCAGCAAGCTTTAGGATTAGGAGGCTTCAGATATGGAGGAACTAGTGAGAGTAGAGAAGTGGATTTCGGAATAAATTTTGTGCTGTCCTCTATTGTTGTGAATGTTGACATTCAAGTATTCTGGTGCTAATATGAATTTAATGCTACATTATTAACTGTGCAGTAGGCGTTCTTGATTCAGTGCACACTTGCTGTtaattttaatgttttattcatTGATTTTTAGTCTTTTACAACAGTTGTTTTTCATTCCTTTAATTTGTCATGCATGTAGATAGTGTATTGAGAAATTAGAACAAATGAAGTTGAAACTGGGAGTATCCTTGCACTTGGGaacttttgaaaaataaaagtattgcATTTTGATAGTTAGTGTGCCAGAGATGTTGTTGGCACACTGCACGTCTTAATAGCACAGAGGCACAGAATCACTATAGATGGACTGAAGCATTGGCACACCTAACATAGTTATGGGAGTTATATGTAGTCCAAGGCTTTCAGTAGACATTAGAAATTTTACAAGTCTCCTTTTGTCCGAATAAACCTGAGCAGCTATCAATCTTTGAACATCTAAAAGATGTTTTGTCATGAGTCCTAGTGTATTTCAGAAGCTAAAAACCTGCGGCCAAAGGAATAATATCTCTATGTTTTAGGTTTTCCTCTCCCTTATATACTCCAAGGATGACtacgaatatatatataaggcagCATCTTCTTTAATTTGCACAACATTAAAAGTTTCTCCTATTGCTGGTGCTCAAGTCTTTTGTACATCATAAACTTTATTTTGACAAGTCACTTGTGATTTCTCCTCAATCATTAGAAATCTGTGGCAGACTGGCAgtaaacatgaaatttttttttccttcaaagaAGCTGCAATTCCACATGCTACAGAGATGTAAATGGTCATTTCATTTTCAGCTAGATTTTTTACATCCATGAATTTTTCATGTTGATAATGGTGTTGCTTTGTTGTTCtacaaaaattttaatttaactTCTGCAGATTTCACCCCAAGACGTTTGTGAGCCTGTATCAGGTTATAGCAGCTTTATTGTTCTCTAGTCCTGGGTTTGCTCTATAGTCAAATCTGCATTTAGTTTGTACTTCGAACCAAATCTGCATGTGCAATAGTGATAAAGATAATCTTGTAAATATATGAATCTTCACTGAAAACTTAGGACCAAGATTGGATCTTATGTCGACATTACCATTTTATGCAGACCATTGTAAGATTTCCTCTGGCTTTTCACAAGCATCTAGTATCCAGAAAAGCTACAGTTTCCGATTCATAAAACAGAgctgttttcttttcaattttcagtaATTCTCTGGTAGTTTTAACATTTGGTTTAGGACATGAAATGTGAACTGGGGACAAGACTTGTGCTACTTCTTACTCTTATCAGTTATCAATATCATTTGGTGCTACTTTCTTCGATACCACTAGCAATTTTTGTATACCAAATTACAAGCACTATCACTTTGTTGCTGCTTTGAAACAAGATTCAGGTGCTTATAGTTTAGCATATATGGCATCTTGTAATCATGTAATTAACTAAGGAACATAATTTTCCCCATTAATTTTGCAGTTTCAAACTGAAACAGCTTCTGCTGCTGCACTTGTGACTATTAGTATAATATGAATGATATTCAATTTAGACTTGATAATTAAGATCATCACCCACGGTTGGATAGAAGGCCGATCGTTTTAGACATTTTAAGTTGCATCTGGTGCCAAACGAATTGTGTCTGATAATTTAATGGATTACTACTGGGCGAAAATCGGGTACAAGCAACTATTTCAAGTTCAATTAGGAAACTTCCCTTAAACAAGCCCGGAAAGGGGCTTCCTTTTAATCCTTATTTAAAATCTAC contains these protein-coding regions:
- the LOC112178327 gene encoding pentatricopeptide repeat-containing protein At5g16420, mitochondrial, encoding MAETSSPNSSADDLKNHVMKIFEEATKDCEDECLKSVFGTIGRSYDSLNDYSIMLFNTMADTGIIDRAREMFKPVSDLGILSPVAVFTFVIMLYAGERKAKSALKVFQHMIATGVNPACYTYVQLITVLATDFSNVKFLRYAKKYFLEMLDKGMKPSPTPFWKIMEAIAYREPVEKAKEFLEQIKAKGFMPSDSGFHYKEAYLAEGMQTLKMYADLVHNETIDKDVRKYFYVLRACPGHAEKLGSIMYSALIDDGNVDEATEFFNEVEETGIEPMVLIHTAVIEAYLSFGKAKGALEAYLAMLAAGVAPNSYTYTVLIKGLSADPNFFGDAKKYLLEMMDKGKRPNAATFTAVIEGFAKQEDKAAEEEGKGFVQVMIDKGFVPNAKAMMDVLKFRPTSVIRSAMSIVLSTLKQ